GCAGTTATAGAATCGTTCCACTCAAGCTTGAAATCTGAAGAGTTTCAGTATGTTAAATTCAATTCACTTAGTAATGCAGAAGTCACTAAACGCGTCACTGACTATTTAAATTATTATAATGAAGAACGTATTCAGGAAAAACTAGGCTACCTTTCACCAAGAGAATATTTTGTAGAAGCAGCCTAGCGACTGTTGTTTTATACGTGTCTCAAATCGATATGTCAGTCTAAACGTTTCCCTAAAAGTTCGCAACACTACAAGAAAACTTTGCAACCTTTTCATAAAAGTTCGCATCGCCCAAGAAACTTTGCAACGCTTTCCCAAAAGTTCGCAACACTACGAGGAAACTTTGCAATGGGCTAACCCAAATTCTTGGGACAATATAAAACAACATCAAAGTGTTACACTAGTAAAAAGCGATAACGTCGGGGGTTTTTATATTGAAAAGAAACAGATATTCAAGTGAAGTTAAATGGGCTGTTGTGAAAGATAAATTAAGTGGTAACTTTACAGATAAAGAGATTTTAGAGAGGCATGGAATCAAAAATAGAGCGCAAATTGCAAGCTGGATGAAGTGGTATAAAAACAATGAAACTTATCGCTTTGATCAACCAATCGGCCAACAGTATGCCTATGGTTTTCGTTATGATTTCAAGAATGGACAAGAGAGACAAGATCATCAGCTATCTCAATTGAAAATGGAGAATGAAGTGCTAAAAAAGTATTTAGAGATAAAAAGGGGGTTGGAAAAGAAGAGGTAATTAGAACTGTAGAGGAAATGAAAGGAAAATACACAATTACCTCTATCTTATCGGCATTACAAGTTCCCCGTTCAAACTATTATAGATGGCTTGGCGAAGAGCGTGAGAAATCACTTTCAACCAAAGAAGAGGCAATCATTGAACTGTGCAAGAAAACTAAGTATCGCTATGGACACAGAAAAATTAAAGCTCTGTTAAAGAAAGAATATGGGATTAGATTAAATCGTAATACGGTTCAATCAATCATGCAAAAGCATAATGTACAATGTCGTGTTAAGCCTAAAAGAAAATGGAAGTCACAAGGTGAAACAGTCGTAATCAGACCTAATCTGCTTAATCGTCATTTTACTGCAAGTGCACCAAATGAGAAGTGGGTAACTGATATTACCTATATTCAATATGGTAGTAAAACAAAATATCTCTCCACTATTATGGATTTATATAATAATGAAATTGTAGCCTACAAATTGTACGATCATCAACAGACATCCCTTGTCATCGATACCCTTAAGGGGGCATTAGAAGCCCGCAACAACCCTGAAGGAGTTATCATTCATTGCGATCAAGGTACCGTGTACACATCATACGCATTCCAAGATTATGTAACGGCAAATCATCTGGTATGCAGTATGTCACGGAGAGGGAATTGTTGGGATAACGCAGTTATAGAATCGTTCCACTCAAGCTTGAAATCTGAAGAGTTTCAGTATGTTAAATTCAATTCACTTAGTAATGCAGAAGTCACTAAACGCGTCACTGACTATTTAAATTATTATAATGAAGAACGTATTCAGGAAAAACTAGGCTACCTTTCACCAAGAGAATATTTTGTAGAAGCAGCCTAGCGACTGTTGTTTTATACGTGTCTCAAATCGATATGTCAGTCTACAACGTCTCCCCGAAAGTTCACAACGCTATACTTAGGAGCATCTAATCCCCACCAATAGAAAAAACGCCTAAGCACAATTTCGCTTAGACGTTTTCACATCAACAAAGAAAACTCATCCAATAAATATCATTCTACCGGTATTTCCACCGTTACCTTAAACAAATCGCCATCTATATCAATTTCCATTTCACCATCATGCATTTCAACAATCGATTGTGCAATAGCAAGCCCTAGTCCTGAGCCATCTGTATGACGTGAGGTGTCTGCTCGTTTAAATCGTTCAAACAGTTCATCACTATTTTCACTTAATTCATACTTAGAAATGTTTTTTACAACGAATTGAGCACGGTCACCAACACGGTCAAGGGAAAGATAAACTCTCGTACCGGACATCGAATATTTCAACGCGTTGACAATTAAATTGTCCAATACACGCCACCATCTTTGCCCATCTACGTTAGCAACGATAGCGGATTCTGGTAATTGAACCCGAAAATCAAGTCCTGAATTTGAAATCTCTTCCTCATGTTCTGCTAATGCCTGTTGCAATAACTGCGTTAAATCAACCTTTTGTCTATGGAGTTCTAAATTTCCACTCGCCATTTTTGACACTTCAAATAAATCTTCTATAAGAGTTTTTAAACGAGCTGATTTTTTATCGATAATATCTACATATTTTAAGCGGTCCTCATCTGTTAAGTGCGTTGATTTCAATAAATCGGTATACGTAATAATAGAAGTTAACGGCGTTCTTAAATCATGACTCACATTCGTAATCAATTCTGTTTTTAACCGTTCACTTTTCGCTTGTTCGCTAATTGAAATTTGTACCCCTTCACGCAGTCGGTTTAAATGACGCGCGTGTTTTGCAAGTGGTGACTTCCCTTTCACTTTAATTTCTTCATGCAATGTGCCGTTTGCCATTTTTTCAGTCGAAGAGAAAATTCGGTTTAAGTAAGCCGAACGCTTTACAAAAATATAGAGGACCGGCAATCCTAAAAAGAATACGGCAGGCAAATAGGCAAGTATCAAAAACGGTTGAATCGCTACTACTGCAAAACCGAAACCAGCTAAGAAAAAACCAATGAGCAGAATAAACATTTGAACGCCTAATGTTCGATTTAAAAACATCGTTTGGAATGATTTTAAGAAATTCACTACATAACTCTCTGCAAAATCCCGTTCAAACACGCCCGCTTGTTTCCACCGCTCTATACTATTCACAAGTTGGAAGGCTAAAAATAATATACTCATTGCTAGAACAATCAACCAAAATAATTGGTCTGGCCATGCCCCCGAATAATAATCATTGTAAAAGAAAGCCCCAGTCGCATCTCGGTGGATAAACTCAAAAGTTAGTAAGAGTGAAAACATGAAGATAAATACTTTCACATCAATTTTCAACCCATTATAAGATTGCACAAATCGATTTTCCGTTACCCATTCTTTCTTAAACTTTACTTTAGTCAATAAAAGATAGAGTGCACCAATCGAAAGAATCCATAAAGTATAGTTTCTATATTTTTTCTTATTAAAACTTGCAAGATGATCTTTTAAATAACTTCCTTGTAACGCTTTTTCTGAGACGACGATAACTCCTTCAAATTGTCGAACTGGTTGCTGGATATTCGCAAAATCAGCTGCAGTTAGTTCATAACCATCATCATAATAGGAAACCGAATAATGATTATACTCACTTTCACTTATTACAGTATTCGCCTTAAAATAATCGTCTACTTCACCAAACGTTTTTTTATAAATTGCGGGAACTTCAACATCACCCTGCGTAAAAACTTCTCCAGTTTTCACATCTGTTAAATGATAAGCAATCGGAAAAGCGCTTCTAGCTGATTG
This window of the Sporosarcina ureilytica genome carries:
- a CDS encoding IS3 family transposase, whose product is MKGKYTITSILSALQVPRSNYYRWLGEEREKSLSTKEEAIIELCKKTKYRYGHRKIKALLKKEYGIRLNRNTVQSIMQKHNVQCRVKPKRKWKSQGETVVIRPNLLNRHFTASAPNEKWVTDITYIQYGSKTKYLSTIMDLYNNEIVAYKLYDHQQTSLVIDTLKGALEARNNPEGVIIHCDQGTVYTSYAFQDYVTANHLVCSMSRRGNCWDNAVIESFHSSLKSEEFQYVKFNSLSNAEVTKRVTDYLNYYNEERIQEKLGYLSPREYFVEAA
- a CDS encoding transposase, whose product is MKRNRYSSEVKWAVVKDKLSGNFTDKEILERHGIKNRAQIASWMKWYKNNETYRFDQPIGQQYAYGFRYDFKNGQERQDHQLSQLKMENEVLKKYLEIKRGLEKKR
- a CDS encoding sensor histidine kinase encodes the protein MKNKNYMVIVWSVLVALVIMSIPTAIRLGPDMIGKKFVDSHEFQGEMEGFYYTLSTTVLNPIQFEEAREKIIVTDEEIEEHRMRYGNLSDQVMNIQEQYEGRITDAEASGNEQLKETLIKERDTKIADIELNFESDEHVEKKVLAGKVSALKQFLTENQQSARSAFPIAYHLTDVKTGEVFTQGDVEVPAIYKKTFGEVDDYFKANTVISESEYNHYSVSYYDDGYELTAADFANIQQPVRQFEGVIVVSEKALQGSYLKDHLASFNKKKYRNYTLWILSIGALYLLLTKVKFKKEWVTENRFVQSYNGLKIDVKVFIFMFSLLLTFEFIHRDATGAFFYNDYYSGAWPDQLFWLIVLAMSILFLAFQLVNSIERWKQAGVFERDFAESYVVNFLKSFQTMFLNRTLGVQMFILLIGFFLAGFGFAVVAIQPFLILAYLPAVFFLGLPVLYIFVKRSAYLNRIFSSTEKMANGTLHEEIKVKGKSPLAKHARHLNRLREGVQISISEQAKSERLKTELITNVSHDLRTPLTSIITYTDLLKSTHLTDEDRLKYVDIIDKKSARLKTLIEDLFEVSKMASGNLELHRQKVDLTQLLQQALAEHEEEISNSGLDFRVQLPESAIVANVDGQRWWRVLDNLIVNALKYSMSGTRVYLSLDRVGDRAQFVVKNISKYELSENSDELFERFKRADTSRHTDGSGLGLAIAQSIVEMHDGEMEIDIDGDLFKVTVEIPVE